CCTCAGCCTCTATCTGAAGTCCCATCGGAGAGAGTATTATCGATTGCTGCAAGAGGTTCGCGAACATGGTAATTGGGAAGCCTGGCTAGAGTTTTTCCTGACGGGCGTCGCCGACACTGCCAATCAAGCGTTTGAGGCAGCTACTCAGATCGTCGATCTTTTCAAGGAAGATCGGGAGCGGATAACGATGGAGAGTGATAGAGCAGGGTCGGCCCTTCGCATTCATGAGCTTTTCCAGCAGAATCCTTTTCACACAGCTAACCAAATTGTTCAGGTGACGGGACTGTCGGCACCAACGGTCAACGCTGCACTTGCCGACCTAGAGCGATTGGGCATCGTTGATGAGGTTACCGGCCGTAAGCGTGGCCGGGTATTCAGCTATCGACGATACCTTGCTATTCTAGGAGAAGGCACCGATCCCTTGCCTCTCAATTCATGACAAATTGATGGGCCGAAGGTTCGATTCCGCTCAAGGTGTAATGCTTGGCGTCGACGTTGAATCGAAGGCTGATTCAGTTGGCTGCCAACCCAGTCTGGTCGAGGGATGAGGCGACGATGATGGCCCGGAATTCGTCCAGAAACTCCGGGTAGCGCTGAGTGAGAAAGCGTTCGATTTCCGAATTCCCGACGAGTTTGCTGAGGTATCCCGAAGCCACGACCAAGTGCAAAATATCATCGCCATAGGATTCCTCGATCTGCTTGAAGTCCTGATGGAGTGAAGCCATTTCTCGCTCCATACGTGCCATTTGTTCTCTGGTCAGGCCACCGATCTTTTTCGGACGATCTGGTTTTGCAAGATCTTCCTGTTTTGTCGCTGCCAGTAACGCCTTTGCATAGCTGGAGGTCCAATTGTGCACGGTCAGCATCAATTCCGCGGACTCGATCTGTCGCATCGGCCTCATTTTTCTCAGCACGTCGAATGTCACCGGGTTAACCGACTTGTCCTTTAGAAGTTCAATCACCTCCGGGCATATGCCGTCGAGTAGCGTCCGGCGGCGTTTGATCATCGAAATATCCAGGTCGAAGGTTTTTGCCAGTTTCTCCTCTGGGACGCCGCTATTGAGCGCCTTTATCAGCATGTAATGTTCCTGGACCGTGGCCAGTCGGTTCACACGTTTGTTGTAAGTGAAGCCTTCATCGTCGTTCGCGATCAGGCAGCGGATGGTAGTGGCACCTCGGTCAAGCGCGATTGTGAACCGGATGTGGCCATCCAGCAGCATGAACTTATCCTCATTCTCCTCCAATCTAGAGATTACGATGGGCTCGACAATTCCGACCTCCGAAATCGAACTGGCGATTCGCTTGTATTTTACGGTCTTCTTTTGTGCCTCTGTGATGATTTTTCGCGGCAGGATCGCGGTCATGGGTAACTCGACGATTGCCTGTTCGAACGAGATGCGAACCGGCCCGCTCATTGTAGCCTCCCGCTGCCAAGCCGCTCGGCCAAGGGTTTTGGCATGTCCTTGATGGCTTCAGCTCGAAGCAGCGTCGTAAAATGCTCATCATCTATAAGACGGCGCAGGGCATTGACCAGAAACAGCAGACGGCTCTGAGCAAGTGTTGCCTTCTTGATTAACATCTTCTGGCGCTCGGTCTCTTTTTGGTAGGCTCGAACAAGCGCTGCGGCGGTCACCTGCTTTCGTGGACTGTCACCCCTGTAGGCTGCGCCACTCACGGTTTTTCCGGATAAATTGCGCTGCTCGACGATCTTGCGTATCGCAAGCACTTGGTTGCCAGGAATGGACTTTTGCTCATAGGCTTCAGCCAGCGCTTTCTGCACCTCGGCGTCTTTCGCACGTGAGATCTGCATCGCGATGCTTGCGGGAATAATCCCCTTCTCAACCCCCGCCAGGAGCCGCTCCTCACCGTGATCTAGCAGGTAGCAGACGGCATAGACATACTCCTCGGAAAAGTCGGTCTTCGTCGAAATCTCGGTAAGCGAATATCCCCGGTCGCGCAACACGGCGATCTCGCGAACGAGTTCCAAAGGTGAATGTTGACGGCGGGCAAGGTTTTCAACCAGGCTCATGACGAAGCAATCTTCAACGCTGGCATGGACGAGGATCGCGGGGATATGTGTCTGCCCCAGCGAAACGAACGCCTCTAATCTCCCTTGGCCACAAACCAAGTCGTATTCAGAATTGTCATCCCGAACGCTGACCGTGATTGGCCTCTTCAGTCCTAAATGGGCAATGCTGGTAACGAGTTCGTTGAAAATCTTTTTATTACGAACCCGTGGATTGAGGACATTGATTGCGTCGATCGGGATGGATTTGATTTCAGGTAATCCGTCAGTCATGCCGCCCTCCTAATGGGTACACGTTCTGTAAGCCGAATGAATCGAGACAGATCTGCACAGCGATAGGCATCGATGCCGATGGCATTGTCCTCCGCCACCGCGAGGTTTGCAGAGGCAAAATCGATCGCGGGGAGGAGATAGTAATCGAGGATCTTTTCGTTACCGGGAGCCATCCTGACAGCAATCGAGAGGTCTGGGTGGAGGCCATTGTCAAGCCGTATCTTCCAACGCAAGTTTCCCGCCGGTGTCTCGATACATCTGCAAACGACCACCGACACGGTGAATTCGCCATTGACTTTCAGAAGGTCGGTTGCCGCATCTCGAATAATTCGACCCCCGGCGTGTTCGACGGCCGCAATAATTCCGGACAGGACATCGGGGAAGAGGCTACGGAGCAGTCGGTTGATCTCTACATAGCGGTAGTCCCGGTCCGGCGTGTACCCGATCAACTTGTAGGCCCGCAGCAAGCTACCAAACCGCGAACCATAAATTGAACTTGAGGGCATCCCCTCCTGCTCGTCTATGATGATGGCACTCAACTTGCCGCTTTTCAGCAGCAATTGCGCCAATAGCGCTAGCATTTCATCATCTCGCAGACGGACTGTCCGCTCGGCAATAATTGCCGCAGCTCTCTGGAATAGATCCTTGCTTACGATCGGTTGGAAAACACCGCTAGCTCGTATTATCGCGTCCGGTGGGTTTCGGACACGACGCATCTTAAGCTTGAACGAGATGCGGTTGAAGACATTGTTACCGACGTATTTTTCGTTCGTGAGGACCTGATGCACCGTTCCTCGGGTCCAAGGTCTCCCCATGTCGGTAAATAAGTTTTCAGAATTGAGTATCCCGGCTATGGAGCATTCGTTCTGTCCTTTTTCCACGAACAGGCGATAGATCCTATCAACCACAGCCACCTCCGTTGCCGGGCCTGGCACGAGAATGACGCGGTCGGTTTGAATGCTCTTGCGTTCGCCATGGGCAAGCAAAGCCTTCGGCTCACCGCGTTCGTCGATAAGTTGCCGCCGTAGTCCAAAGCCAGCCGTCCCACCTTGGCGATAGCCAAGCTCCACGAGATGGCGTTGACCTTCAAAAACCTTACGGGAAAGATCTCGGCTATATTCGCCGGCCATCGCGCGCTTCATGTTCTTGATGATTGTCGTCGTCAGGCTGCCGTCATTGGCGAATTGCTCAGCGCAATATTCAACGGCAATGCCGGCTCGCGTACACAGATACTCCAAATAGGCGGACTCGTCGGCATTTTGAAAACGACCCCAACGGCTAACATCGTAGACAAGTATGATCGAAAAATCTGTCTGGCCGTTGCTAACGTCCTCGATCAAACTTTGCAGGGCATCCCGGCCGTCAAGTTTGAGTCCACTTTTTCCGGAATCCATGTATGTTTTGACGATGACGTAGTCGTTTTCGCGCGCGTACTTAGCGATCTCGATGGCTTGGTTTTCGGTAGAATACTTCTGATGCTCAGTGGACATGCGGACATACTGTGCCGCACGCACATTTTCAGTCTTGTGTGTCTGATCGCCAGCTCCGGTCATCTATTTCGCAGCTATTTTGAGGCATTTCCCGAGTTCTGATATTAATTCGAGGGGAAACGAAATGTCGCCTACGAACAAGGGCCGAAATATTCAGTCCAAAAAAGGACAAGGATTTCCTTCTTCAACCGGAGGGCGCTTAGGCGCTGCGGCCTTTGCTTCTGCCATAGCGACGGCACTGCGAAACGACTTCGGCGAGGGCAGGAGCGCCGTGAAAACGATTGCGGGCTTGACCCTGGCAAATGAACGCGCGGTCAAAAACTGGTTCAACGGGATTAACGGGCCTAGTGGCGAGTTTCTAATCCTGCTGTGCCGGCATTCAGACACGGTTCTCGAAACCTTTCTTATGTTGGCCGGCCACGGTGAACTCGTGAAGGTCAAAAAATTCGGAGACGTCAAAACCAAACTCAACGAAATGCTTTTGCTGTTGGGCGACCTCGAGCATCTCAACGACAAACCTACGATCGGCTGACACACAAACGGGCCAACGGTTCAACTCCCTTCAAGGCGACACGATCAGCTAGCTCTCGCATTTGCCTTTAAACCGGGGTTTGTCTGCGATTGAGTTGAGAAAGGATTCCAACTCTTCAATGCTAGCCATGACAGATCCAAATTCCGGCGGCGTTCCAAATATCATGGCGGACATTCTCTCGTAGTCGGATGCGAGTTTTTTGCGCATCTCGGGCGTGGGCACCAGCCGAAAACTTCCTGGGACGGCTCGATCATATCGATGGTCCGGCGCGCGAAACATCAACTCTTTATGCCAGCGGCAAGCCTCGGCAAGGTCCAGCATCGATGCAGTGGTCTTGCCGTAGTTGGGATCGGTCCAAATTTGATGAACATCGTAATAATGGCGCGAGTATCGATTGAGGTCTGGAACTTTGAGCGAAGGGTTACCGGACATGCTCCGTTTTTCCGTCATCTCGGTCATAGCGTGAAGGATCAAAACTTTTTCCCAAAAGGTGCGCTCTGGCTTAACGGTTGTTACATTCTGGACAGTCAGGTCACTGCCCTTTGGCATTTCCGAGGCGACGTATGGGATGATCTCTCGCTTCTCGGCCGGAACCGGATCCGGGCGGGCCCCGCCTTCGATGCGCACTGCGGCCTCGACATAACCGCCGCTCGTGTCAAAGACGCTTTCGTATCCCAGAACAAGTACGTCAAGCGCCTCCTTCTTTCGGTAGAGATCGTATCCGAAGTCGAGCGAAAAATGCCCCGATTGTCCGGTCTCTCCCTCGACCGCAGCGATTTCCTCATCTAGCAAACGCTTGAGCGGTCCGGACATATAATGGCGCGCTGCCTCGTCCACCTGCTCAGCCAGAGCCTTTTGCTGTTGATTGACGGAGGGAAGTGCTGCGATATCGGCCTCGAGCGGAACTTTTAGATCTGCTTTGTAGATGCCGATGTCGATGTCTTCGGAGAAACGCTTTATCAGGCCATATGCCTTGCTGAGGCTGGTGCCGCCCTTAAAGTAAAGGCCTATCGCATCATCCTTGCGCCGGTTGAAAAAGAAGTCCAGCACCCAGCAGACGTACAGATCCTTCTCGATATTCTCGGCCCGCGTCTCAAGGTCGGACGCAGCGGCGGAGAATAGTGCTCTCCGCTCGTCAGCGCTTGAGCGAAGGATATCAATGAAACCCTGGCGCATGTTCATCCTTTCCCTCGTTGCCTTGTGAAGTACCTCCATCCGCCTGAGGCGGTGGACCGGCAGTTATGGTCTCTACCGCCTTGTACATCCAGGCCGGGATTGCGTGGATGTTTTCCCGCAGATCCTCTACAATCGGCTGCCTGTGGGGGCTGCGTGCCAGGTAGCGGACGATACCATCGACAACAGTTTCCAGATTGGATCGCTCGTCACGAAACCAGTGGAGGGCTTGGATCACTCGCATTGCCGGCCGGCCCGCCCAAAAAGCAGTCTTTGCCGAAATGCGCTTGAAGTCCAAGATGTAGATTACAGGCTTCGTGGCCTCCGCATCGCCGGCATTGGCCTCGATCTCGATGGTCCGGGGATATGTGTCCGCATAGATTGTTGACCTGGCGGGGACGGCCGTGGTCAGGCCAAGATCATTGGCAGCCGTCATGCCATCGACGCAAACACGAAGTTTGTCACGTCGCGCGATTGCATCGATGAATGAGGCCCGTGGCGGAAACACCATCTTGCCTGTCAGTTGGCTGACAGCTGGCTTGTCGTAAAGACCACGATGAGGGCGGCGGATGTCGCCGCGATTGGTCAGCCTCTGCAGCGCCTTTTCGACGGCGTTCGGTGTTGCGATATCCAAGAAGTCGGAGCGCGACCAAACCCCCGAAGGCGCCGCGTCGGCGATCCTTTGGTGAATGCGTTCCAAGGTGTCAGATGTGGGATCCGGCATAGTTGTCCTACATTGTGTCCAAAAATTATATACAAAAATTGGTCACGATGGCAACTCCCGCGTTACTGACCAATTTTTATATCAAAACATTGGTCAGTAGCGTCGCCCGGTTAGGCTTTCATGTGGTGAGGTGGATGTCTTTCCAACGGATGCAAAGCCGGCGCAGACAGATTATTGAAGCAGCTGCGCCTTGATCGCCTGTCCGACAGTGGTCAACTGTAGCACCGGTTCACCGCGGATGGAGCTCTCCTCGACCAGTTCCATCTTTTCCAGCCGCTCGACAAGCTTCTCCGACAGCCGCTTGTCACCTACCAGCCAACCCCTGCCCACTTTCCTCTGTCGCCGGAAGAAAGCAATTGCTCGAAGCGCTTCTTCTTGCGTCCGGGTCAGATTGCCTATTGCCTCGACGGCGGCGGGATGGTCTGCCGCATTGTTCATGGTCACCGCCCCCCATTTCTGTTCGACGGGTTATCGGCTGCGGGCCACTCGTTGGCAGGTTCTTCTATCGGTTCATCCGCCGGATCAGGGTCGCGATCATAGGCGAGCTGTCGCTTTGCCAGAACGTCCTGCAGCGTCTTTACGACACGCGCTGTTCCGTGTCCCTCATTTGCGAAACGATCGATTATCTCAGCGACGGCATCATCCAACTGCTGAAACAGCCGTTCCTGATTTTCAGATCTCGCACTCATCAAAAATCCTCCTGATCAGCCACCGACCCGGCGCTGCTGCCAATCCTTGTATGGCGCCATAAGCTGTCCCGGAAACCGATCTTCGATCGCCGTCTCCACCAAGCCGATTTGGGCGAACACATCGCTGTCATCGCGATCTTCAGGACGAATGCTCTCGCTTGCTTCCTCAAGCTCCTCCATCAGCCCAAACACTTCCTCGTCCGTCATCGCCGCCAGACGGTCCGCGAACTCCACGGCGTCGAAATCTTGCATACCGTCACTCCTATGTTTCTCTATCGGCCATCGCCACGGGTGGTGGGCCTGGAAACGACCGCACCAACATGTCCTTGAGATACGCTATTCATCATCCAGTTCAATCCAGACGGGCGCATGATCGCTGGTGTGCTCCCAGGCCCGCGCGAACTTGTCTACGCCGCAGGTTTGCAGTCGTTCCCGCAGCGATGGGCTCAGCAGGAAATGGTCGATGCGCAGCCCGGCATCGCGTGCGAAGGCGTTGCGGAAATACTTCCAGAACGTATAGATCCGCTCTTCCGGATGCAGCAGCCTGACGGCGTCCGTCCAGCCCATGGCAATGAGTTCGGCATAAGCTGCGCGCACCTCAGGCCGAAACAGGGCGTCATCCCGCCAGCGCTCCGGTTTATAGACGTCGAGATCGGTTGGCATCACATTGAAATCGCCGACCAGA
This genomic interval from Agrobacterium fabrum str. C58 contains the following:
- a CDS encoding plasmid partitioning protein RepB C-terminal domain-containing protein — translated: MSGPVRISFEQAIVELPMTAILPRKIITEAQKKTVKYKRIASSISEVGIVEPIVISRLEENEDKFMLLDGHIRFTIALDRGATTIRCLIANDDEGFTYNKRVNRLATVQEHYMLIKALNSGVPEEKLAKTFDLDISMIKRRRTLLDGICPEVIELLKDKSVNPVTFDVLRKMRPMRQIESAELMLTVHNWTSSYAKALLAATKQEDLAKPDRPKKIGGLTREQMARMEREMASLHQDFKQIEESYGDDILHLVVASGYLSKLVGNSEIERFLTQRYPEFLDEFRAIIVASSLDQTGLAAN
- a CDS encoding plasmid partitioning protein RepB C-terminal domain-containing protein, which codes for MTDGLPEIKSIPIDAINVLNPRVRNKKIFNELVTSIAHLGLKRPITVSVRDDNSEYDLVCGQGRLEAFVSLGQTHIPAILVHASVEDCFVMSLVENLARRQHSPLELVREIAVLRDRGYSLTEISTKTDFSEEYVYAVCYLLDHGEERLLAGVEKGIIPASIAMQISRAKDAEVQKALAEAYEQKSIPGNQVLAIRKIVEQRNLSGKTVSGAAYRGDSPRKQVTAAALVRAYQKETERQKMLIKKATLAQSRLLFLVNALRRLIDDEHFTTLLRAEAIKDMPKPLAERLGSGRLQ
- a CDS encoding DUF6088 family protein, with the translated sequence MPDPTSDTLERIHQRIADAAPSGVWSRSDFLDIATPNAVEKALQRLTNRGDIRRPHRGLYDKPAVSQLTGKMVFPPRASFIDAIARRDKLRVCVDGMTAANDLGLTTAVPARSTIYADTYPRTIEIEANAGDAEATKPVIYILDFKRISAKTAFWAGRPAMRVIQALHWFRDERSNLETVVDGIVRYLARSPHRQPIVEDLRENIHAIPAWMYKAVETITAGPPPQADGGTSQGNEGKDEHAPGFH
- a CDS encoding nucleotidyl transferase AbiEii/AbiGii toxin family protein; amino-acid sequence: MRQGFIDILRSSADERRALFSAAASDLETRAENIEKDLYVCWVLDFFFNRRKDDAIGLYFKGGTSLSKAYGLIKRFSEDIDIGIYKADLKVPLEADIAALPSVNQQQKALAEQVDEAARHYMSGPLKRLLDEEIAAVEGETGQSGHFSLDFGYDLYRKKEALDVLVLGYESVFDTSGGYVEAAVRIEGGARPDPVPAEKREIIPYVASEMPKGSDLTVQNVTTVKPERTFWEKVLILHAMTEMTEKRSMSGNPSLKVPDLNRYSRHYYDVHQIWTDPNYGKTTASMLDLAEACRWHKELMFRAPDHRYDRAVPGSFRLVPTPEMRKKLASDYERMSAMIFGTPPEFGSVMASIEELESFLNSIADKPRFKGKCES
- a CDS encoding recombinase family protein — encoded protein: MTGAGDQTHKTENVRAAQYVRMSTEHQKYSTENQAIEIAKYARENDYVIVKTYMDSGKSGLKLDGRDALQSLIEDVSNGQTDFSIILVYDVSRWGRFQNADESAYLEYLCTRAGIAVEYCAEQFANDGSLTTTIIKNMKRAMAGEYSRDLSRKVFEGQRHLVELGYRQGGTAGFGLRRQLIDERGEPKALLAHGERKSIQTDRVILVPGPATEVAVVDRIYRLFVEKGQNECSIAGILNSENLFTDMGRPWTRGTVHQVLTNEKYVGNNVFNRISFKLKMRRVRNPPDAIIRASGVFQPIVSKDLFQRAAAIIAERTVRLRDDEMLALLAQLLLKSGKLSAIIIDEQEGMPSSSIYGSRFGSLLRAYKLIGYTPDRDYRYVEINRLLRSLFPDVLSGIIAAVEHAGGRIIRDAATDLLKVNGEFTVSVVVCRCIETPAGNLRWKIRLDNGLHPDLSIAVRMAPGNEKILDYYLLPAIDFASANLAVAEDNAIGIDAYRCADLSRFIRLTERVPIRRAA